A segment of the Gossypium hirsutum isolate 1008001.06 chromosome D10, Gossypium_hirsutum_v2.1, whole genome shotgun sequence genome:
tgaatagttataattcttttttaaaaaatcaaatgatataacttttgaccaatgaccaaaagttttatcttttgattaattacacccattcatttatagttattgagatactataaatatttgaaaatattccaacaggTATGGCTCTCTTTAAGTTATAGAAAAGACTTTAAAAATTAGAGAATATCCATGGTCTGTTCATACCTATATTTGACACTCACCTTTGAATCCGGTAATATAGGCTGAAAGATGTGCACATCGATTATCATGTTTGAAGATCCTTTTTGAAGTTATTCATCTTAACGAAACTTAAAGATAGTTGTTTTACAATTCAAAGAATGTTCCATCATCATTACTCATTTCACTGCTTGCGCTGATATTTCTTCATTTTGGAACAGATATTCTTTATGCTTTACACAATACAGAAGCATTTCTGGGCAGCTAAACGAGACGTTTTTTCTTTGTACAGAATTAGATTTTCCCTTGgccttacttttttttttttttttgcattttgggGTTAATATCTGCTACATTTTAAAGGCCATCcttggtaataaaaaaaagaacCATTCAAGCTTTAACTCATAGCTGTTCGTTTCCACGATGGTGATACGAACTACAAAATAGGACCTCCTTAACATGCTCCGATTCCGGTAACAGGGAGTTATCTCACCTTGGATGTCTTTGTTTTTAATGGACATCTCCAAAGTGTGTTGCATGACATGACATTGTAAATATCTGAATTTGGCTTTTACATTTTTTTGACTTTGCCTTATTCTATTCTTGTAAAAATGTTTTGCTGATAATTTTTGCATTATATTGCAAGTTTTGATTGTTTGatttttgaaggaaaaaaaagaaaagaaaagaaaaggcttTGCACCTGAGATTTATGCTATTATcatgtctttttattttatttcccccCTTTTTTGTGCAATAAGGAAATAAATTTGTTGGTTTCtcagaataatttttttgtaaggCTTTTTTCTTTCTCAAATCTTTCTTTCTTATATTTCACTTTACAAAAATGGTTCAATGATATGTTTGTATTCTCATTAATCATTCAACTTTATCTTAATAAATCTATCTGATAGGGATATGAAATATATTTTCAAGAtgtcagttttttttttcattaagaaattgaaaatatgtgTTAAGCATTGACTTTGATTATCATAGTATGTATCTAATGCAATATTTCTATTCAAGGAAAGTGAGGATAATCCCATCTCTTTGGGCCTcatcaacattaaaaaaaatatctatacaactttctattatcaaaatattttcaaattaggAATTATTAtgataaggtttttttttaaaatacttattaATTTATACCAAATGAAGCACATATCTAATGTCAAAATTGATGgacaaaatattaaaacaaaaactttattttgTGAATTTAATTGGAAGGGACCAACTTAAAATTTAGTCCATGTTTCCAGATATTTTGTGCAATTAGctgttattaataattatattttttggaGTTCAAATAAAAGTGTGTTTTATTAGttaaacaataattaaatcaAACCAAAACTATCGGACTGTTATTAAGATTACTTATTTCAAATTAGATTACGACACCTTGGTTTTGTGCGTGGAAAGAAATCATTAGTAAGTACTTTTGTTTAGTTTAAAggttggtttatttatttatttatttattattattttttaaacaattatatTGTAAGTTTTGTTTTCTTGACACGgtatttataactatatataatCTCTCTTCAActtataaataagagaataatacgCTTCAACATATAGGAATTCACGCCCCTTTGTATTGACAATAGTTTTTATGCCAATCGAACTAaaatttaatagaatttttatttgatttttttagaattgaTGTAATTTGACTTTCAATGACTTTATAAATACTTAGATAATGACACATTTATGATATGAGTAAAATAAAAGTATACAaaagtaattttattaaaaatttaaaaattaaataaattgttggttgaaatgataaaaataaagtatactattctaataatataatttatcttGTAAAAAGCATGATTTTCAAGTTTTAAGTATATAGTAtggataaaataaatatttagattccaggaatttaatcatttcaatttaaaaaggATTTAATATGAAATGCTCGATCTATAGTATTTgtgccttttttttaatttggtacctaaggaATTGTTTCTTCAATTAATTTACCTCAAAATTTCACGTGTCAATTGCAGATTAGTCCATTAATTCCATGTCATTTTTCATAACGGCTTGGGGTAAATTGGTTTAGGAATGGTTTTACAGATACTAAATTGAGAAAACAAAAACTATGAGTACCAAATTGAAAAACGAGGAATAGTTAAAGTACCAAATTACATATTAACCCATTAAAAAATGGGGAAAATAAGTCTAAACCAAAAACCCTCCATTTAGGTTTGGTTATAGTATAGCCTACACTACAGTGCAAGCTATCTCCTTCTTCATCGTCACCTCAAACCCAAAAACCCCTTTTAATTCCCATATTAATTGGCTTCAATTTTTCGCTAGGGTTTTGCAGACTTTGAAATTTCAAGTAAAAAAGAACAATGAAAAATCTGAAGCTTTATTCCGAGATTACATCGAATCTTCAGTTACAATCAGAAGGCGAAGTATTACTGTTCTCTGCTTACGACATTGAAAGAAATCGCTTCTTCTTTGCTTCTTCGTATAATCTTATTTACACACTCCATCTTTCTTCTCTCCAAGTATGCCCCCCCTTTTTTCTCTCTCCTTTTcccttttttgtgtgtgtgtgtttggtTACTTAATgtcatatcaataaatcatgggTACTTTTTAGTTTTGTAATTTAGAAATATGGTTAACTGAATCAAAATTTTATGACTTAACTCTTTTATCTAGAAAGATTATgcttttagttattattattacatgTTAATTATatatgatgtgtatatatatatttagtttgtTTAGCTTTTAGTCGCATTTACTTGAGGAAGCAAAAAAAGCAAGTAGGCAAAGGAAATAaccaagttttataaagtgaaaTGGGAATTTGTTAGGGTTCTAACCTAGCAAGGGTGTTATAATTTGgaatcttttttaattatttttagctGAGAGAAAGTTTGCTAAAATGTTTAGGAAGGTGATTCTAAGTATTAACTTTTGATTAAATGAAGTACTTAATTATGCAGCTTTTATGTTTTGTTCGTATTTTTAATGGGGTCTTTTTGTAGCATGTGTGCCCACTGACATGAGTCAATAAAATCTTTCAGAATGAGCGAGCATGGACGAAAGGTCCTTTACAAGCAGAAATTGATCCATTGGATTTGGAGCCTGAGGATGCCATTACCTCCTTTGATTATCTAATGGAGAAAGAAGCACTGATAGTGGGCACTTCTAATGGGCTGTTACTGCTGCATAACGTGGATGGAAAGGAAATGGAAGTTGTTGGTCGAGTTGAAGGTGGAGTCAAGTGCATTTCGCCTAGTCCTGATGGAGACTTGCTAGGTGTAACTACTGGTTTAGGGCAACTACTGGTGATGACTCATGATTGGGATTTGTTGTACGAGACTGCTTTGGAGGACCAACCTGATGGAGTTGACGTACGTAAGGACTTCTCTCCATTGTTCTCTGATTTCTTTTGAccttttacttttaatttcattcaatttctgtGTCTTGTTCTCTTTATGCTTTTGCCGGATAGCGAAAATATAGATATTTTTTCATCATAAGTCTTGCTTCTTTTGTCTATTATATTGGCTTTTTATTGATTAGAAACTGGTTTCAGGTGAACCAAAATTTCCATCTGGAGAAATGTTTGGCAGCCCCATCACATGGAGAGGTGATGGGAAGTACTTTGCCACTCTAAGCGAGGTGTTGAATTCTTCGAGTAAGAGGCTTAAGGTCTGGGAACGGGATGGTGGAGCTGTACATGCTTCCTCTGAACCAAAGGAATTAATGGGGTCTATTCTGGACTGGATGCCTAGTGGAGCGAAGATTGCTGCCGTTTGTGACAGGAAGGCACAGAACGAAGGTCCATCAATAGTTTTCTTTGAAAGAAATGGGTTAGAAAGAAGCTCGTTTCTCATTGGTGAACCAATTGACGCAACTGTAGAACTTCTGAAGTGGAATTGCAGTTCTGATCTTCTTGCAGCTGTTGTTAGATGTGGAAATTATGATTCTGTGAAGATCTGGTTTTTCAGCAACAATCATTGGTATCTAAAGTATGAAATCAAATACTCGAGGAAAGATGGTGTTAGATTCATGTGGGATCCAACAAAGTCACAGCAATTAATTTGTTGGTCTCTTGATGGACAAGTCACAGTTTACAAGTTCTTTTGGGTTACAGCCATCACGGATGAATCAAACGCTTTAGTTATTGATGGCTCTAAGATACTTGTGACCCCTCTTCCTGTGTTCTTAATGCCACCTCCTATGTATTTATTCAGCCTTAATTTTCCAAGTGCTGTTCGGGAAGTGGCTTTTTATTCCATGAATGGTAAGAACCGCTTGGCTGCATTGTTATCAAATGGTTGTCTGTGTGTTGCAGAGCTTCCAACACCTGACACTTGGGAATCTCTAGAAGGCAAAGAATTTAGTGTGGAACCATGTGCATCTGCAACCCCATTGGGATCCTTTGTACATCTTATATGGCTGGATCCACATGTGCTTCTTGCTGTTTCTCATCATGGATTCAATCACAGCAATTGTTATTTCCAACCCTCTTCAAACGAGGATAGGCTTCTTGGTTTCTATTTGCAGGAGATCGAGCTCTCTTGTTCTGAAGATAATGTCCCAGGTCTACTGACATGCTCTGGTTGGCATGCAAAAGTTTCATATCGAAATTTGTTGGAAGGACTTGTAATCGGTGTTGCTTCCAATCCTGCTAAAAGAAGCTCAGcttttgttcagtttgatggtggAGAAGTTTTTGAGTATACATCTAAGTTGGGAATTAACAAACTCGATTTTAAACACGATGAGTTAAGGTTTTCTTCATCTTGCTCCTGGATGAATGTGGTTCTAGTTGGTGTCACTGAACCATCAAAGCTTTTGCTTTTTGGTCTTGATGATATGGGTAGGCTGCACGTCGGTAGGAAAATATTATGCAGCAATTGCAGCAGTTTCTCATTTTACTCTAATTTAGCTGACAATGTAATCACACATTTGATCCTTGCAACAAAACAAGATTTGCTCTTTATTGTTGACATCGGTGATAtattgcatggagaacttgaatTAACATATGAAAACTTTATCCATGTTGGTAACAAACGAAGGGAAGAGGAGAAtaataacttcataaatatttggGAAAGAGGGGCCAAAGTTGTTGGTGTTTTGCATGGAGATGAAGCTGCTGTTATATTGCAAACAAATCGTGGAAATCTGGAGTGCATCTATCCAAGAAAATTGGTGCTAGCCTCAATTGTCAATGCTTTGAACCAAAGACGCTTTAGGGATGCACTTCTTATGGTTAGGCGGCACAGGATTGATTTTAATGTGATTGTTGATTATTGTGGGTTGCAAGTGTTTATTCAATTAGCTTCCGAGTTTGTCAAGCAGGTCAAAAATTTGAGTTACATAACTGACTTTGTTTGTGctattaaacatgaaaatgtgACGGAGAAACTTTACAAAAAGTTTCTCTCTCCACCTAGCTGCAAGGAGCAAAAGGATCTGTTAACTAATGATTTCAAGGGTTCTGATGCTAGTTTAGATGCAAATAACAAGGTCTCATTGGTGCTTCTGGCCATAAGAAGGGCTCTTGATGAACAAGTACCCGAAAGTCCTGCAAGGGAGCTCTGTATTTTGACCACTCTGGCTCGTAGTGATCCCCCTGCTCTTGAAGAGGCTTTGGAGAGGGTAAAAGTAATCCGGGAGATGGAGTTATCAGGTTCTGACGACCCAAGACAAGTAAATTGCCCTTCTGCTGAAGAAGCTCTAAAACATCTACTGTGGTTATCAGATCCAGAGGCTGTCTTTGAAGCTGCTTTAGGTCTTTATGATTTGAACCTTGCAGCTATTGTGGCTCTGAACTCTCAGCGGGACCCTAAGGAATTTCTTCCCTTTCTCCAGGAATTGGAACGTATGCCTGATCTCTTGATGCGCTATAATATTGACCTTAGGCTGCATAGGTTTGAGAAGGCTCTCAAACACATTGTATCCGCCGGTGACAGCCATTTCTTTGATTGCATGAACCTTATGAAGAAAAACCCTCAACTTTTTCCTCTAGGACTTCAGCTGATAACTGATAATACAAAAAGAGGGCAAGTACTTGAGGCTTGGGGAGATCATCTTAGCGATGAAAAATGCTTTGAAGATGCTGCTGCCACTTACTTGTGTTGCACCAATTTGCAAAAGGCTTTGAAGGCATATCGTGAATGTGGTAATTGGAGTGGCATGCTGACAGTAGCCGGGCTTATGAAGCTAGAAAAGAATGAGGTATTGCAACTGGCTCATGAGCTTTCTGAAGAACTCCAAGCCCTTGGTAAACCTGGAGAAGCTGCCAAGATTGCTTTGGAGTACTGTGGGGATATTAATGGTGGGATTAATTTGCTCATCAGTGCAAGGGACTGGGAAGAGGCTTTGAGGGTTGCTTTTTTGCATAGCAGAGAGGATTTAGTCTCGGTAGTGAAAAATGCAGCGCTTGAATGTGCGAGCAGCCTAATAGATGAATATAAAGAAGGGCTTGAAAAAGTGGGGAAATATTTGGCTCGCTATTTAGCTGTTCGACAAAGAAGGTTGCTGCTTGCAGCAAAGCTGCAATCAGAGGAAAGGTCGATAAATGATCTTGATGATGATACTGCTTCAGAAGCTAGTAGTACATTCAGTGGAATGAGTGTCTACACAAAAGGGTATGTGTTTTGCATATTTCGTGTTTAAGTATAAATGTGCATCAACTGCCTATTATGCTTGCTgttctttccatttttcttaaTGTGTCTCAGTTCATGTCTGAATATGCTGTTTCCTTTTTGCATGAACAGCACAAGAAAAAGCTCTGCTGCTTCAACTGCCTCAACCACAGCTAGCAGGGCAAGAGATACCAGACGTCAGCGAAGTAGAGGAAAAATTCGTCCTGGAAGGTATGTTGTAATTCAATATCAGGATCTCCCTTCTCCCTTCTCCCTTGCTATATCTTATGTATTTTGCTGAGACCATTTATTTACATAACAGCCCGGGTGAGGAGATGGCTCTTGTGGAACATTTGAAAGGCATGTCCCTAACGGCTAGAGCAAAGCAGGAACTGAAGTCCTTGCTGGTTTCTCTTGTAATGCTTGGTGAGGAAGAAACTGCACGGAAATTGCAACATGTGGGAGAGAACTTTCAACTTCCTCACATGGCAGCAGTCAGACTAGCTGATGATACATTGTCTGATGATACCATAAATGAGCATGGACATACTTTGGAGCGTTATCTCCAGAAAGTAAAGACTGAACTTAAGGATTCAGATGCTTTTTCATGGCGCTGTCGAGTATTCGTTTCTCATTGACAGGTGAGCTTATTTCTCACCAATGGTCCCCTATGGTTCAAACTTCTTGTTTGTTGAACTATAACTTATATTATTCGATTTTTCCATGGATTACTTTCTGCACGGGTaactaggggtgttcattcggttaaccgacccgaaattactataaccgaattaaccgaccttccaaaaattttaaccgttaaccgaaccgatttttttttaaaaaaatttaaccgaaccgaaattttttcggttaataaggttggttaaccgaattaaccgaaaattatgtattttttatttttggttaaaaattacccgaattacccgaattacccgaattacccgaattaaccgaattaccgaaaaatacccgaattttttttattttttatttttaaaatttaaaaaatttataaattattaaagtaaattgggttttagactttagtaaattgggttgtcttttagttttagttttattggattgtgtaattgggtaaactttagttttagttttattgggttgggtaattgagtttgggttgggctggataattttatttattaattttttcggttaaccgaaaattttcggttaactgaccggtttcgaaccgaattaaccgttaaccgaaaaatcataaaaaaattaaccgacccccgaccgaaaaaattcggttaaccgaccgattaaccgaattcggtctgttaaccgaattttttcggttttacccgaattatgcacacccctacgGGTAACTTCTTCATAATCAATGCATGTTTTAACTTTACGATATTTGATGGAACCTTTGGGTTTTGCACCTGGCTTACCACGTTCTACATCAATGCATTGCCATGATTTTTCTTGTTCTTCGAAGAATATAGCTTTGGCATCCATGTAATGAGTTACAGCTGTTGCCTAACCTCTTCGATTTCAATGTCCTCGAAACTTATCGTCGAATATTCGCCAATGTTTATCTACAGGCATAAAGGAACTGTATACACCACAGCTGCTACGCATTTTGAGATTGGGAAGTTCAGGAGATAGTGCAGGCATTGGATTATTTATTCTATGGAAGAAGCCTTTCAAAATCACCACTCCCAATTTCTTTGACATTGATCACTTCATTGGGATTTTGTATTTGTACCAGTAGCTTGCTTGATTATGTTTTTGTCTTGAGTTCTGCTAATAGATGGCTAATTAGGGTTTCGtactttcagttttttttttttactctagTTGGAATCAAATTGTCTACTATAACACGGTTTGTCTTTGATGACGCATGTCTTTGTGATATTTGGATAAAGGGTGAAAATGGgtatataataaaaagataagGAAGGTATATAGTAAAAAAACcgtcaaaaaaagaaaagaaaaaatattaaagttatactgtttaatttgatatatgaattttaattttgtttaattatacACATGATATTTTTATTgtggtttaaatatatataaatgaaatttaattttgatttaattatacacatttgaagaaataaatatattatattatttttatattgaataaatataattatttgtgtatataatatataaacttaaaactatatatattataatacttGAGAAATGGATTTAATCAaagttgaaaagaaaatgaagaaatatcaaaataaaacgaaaaataaaTGTGCTAAAGATGAACCTTAGAAAGTACTTCCACATAACCCTAAAGTGAACGTGTAGAACTATCGATTGAAAAGTgggaaaaaattaaaacaaaaagagGGCCCAACCGGGTTCGAACCGGTGACCTCTTGATCTGCAGTCAAATGCTCTACCACTGAGCTATGGACCCACTTGCTATCTGCCTActtgtttattttataaattgacAACATCAATACAAACAGAATTCAAAATCTTCCTGCATGCAGACAGGGTCATCATTTTCATAAGAAAAAAGGTCCACGCATTTAGTTAGTTTGTGTATTTAAATGTAGTTTGAGAAAGCCATTTACGACATCATTGGCACTATTAAAATAATCCTCCAACCTATTttacacatttcaaaattttgattaaatccGAAAATTTATTCAACCGGTTGAACTGAAAATTGAAGATGTAGCTTCTTATAGCATTAGATCAGCATCTTACTTCGATCCAACAAAAATGAAAATGGCGACCTCCTTCATTCATGTCAAATATCGTACTAAACATCCTTAAACTATGAACTTCATTTTAAAttagtctttaaattttaaaacgttCTAATTATGTCCATAAGCTAtcaatattatatcaatcaatcattttttattattaaaaatattaatttaaccgTTAAATAACGTGTCAAATATTACATGacataatctaaaataaaaattttaaataaaagtaaaatgtcgccacttaatttttaaaaagttaaaattaaaactaaaataaaatcgaaaaaaaaagaagtgagagTGAACGATAAGATTTTTACAACATcattacaatatttaattttctttaaaatttttcattttaaactatACCACATAAGATTTGaaatatcatttaatatttaaattggtGAGTTTAGaaaccaaattaaatttaagcttaTAGTTTAAGGATGTATGATGCAATTAACCCATATTTTAATTCCACAAATGATGCTTTGAAGAACCCTAATTTTTATCCAACCCATTAAGCccaataaaaaacttaaattagcCCATCCCattgaattttctttcttttatgtgTTTTCTTCTTCCCCTTATCCTCTTTCTTCCCCAAAACCTCTCCAGCCGAATAAAAaagtttcgattttttttttgtttgaaaaataatGCAGCTCAAATCAGTTTATGGtttaatttatacataaaatataatataataattttatagtttCTTTACAGTTGAAGAAGAAACATGGCAGTAGCAAGGATGAACATGAACTGTTCGATACAAAGCAGCCTTTCTTGTGTATTAAAACCATCctattttttcaatttcaagACTACCCAATTCAAAAATCGTCTCTATTTCCCTCAAAATTACTTGATTTCTTCAAAAAGATCATTGCTTTGTACTTGTTCAGGCAACTTCCAAGCTGGTGAAAAGGCTGAACCTTTTGTTATTACAACTCCTCTTTATTATGTCAATGCCCCTCCTCATATGGGTAGTGCTTACAGTACTATTGCGGCTGATGCCATTGCCAGGTTTCAGGTATTTGTTTAAATGGTGCCTTAGTTTCAATGGGTCTTGGTTTTTTGGTACTTCTATGAATTCctttttatgaaaagtatagtTTTTAGCTTTAGGAATACATATTTTGCTCATAGGTTGGTGTTTCTTTGTGAATATATTTAGTTCTAGTTTAGAATTTTGATAATGTAATTGGTACTTATGCTTAGTAGTTTTACATGAAGAATGGCTAAACTAGTTTGATTATTGTTTTTGTTAAGCAAAGAGTGGATTTTTGGACTTTAGATATCAAAGAAAAGAGTATTTTTTACAGTGGCGGATCTTGGTAACTAAGTTGGGGGGATAGTAAAATTTGCAAAAAGTTTAGGAgtttaatagaattttttttgaaaagaatttggggtctaattaaaatttttaaatttttgcgaGATTGATGATAATGTTCAAAAATTTCAAGAgagcttaattaaaatttaaaaaaaaaattaaaaggtgtaatgagaattttcaaaaatgtgagggggcctaattaaaattttctagaaaCTTCAAGGGGGAaatgaaattttccaaaaattttgggGGGCCAAAGCCTTCCTAGGCCACCATAAGGATCCACCTCtgattttttagtaaaatttaatggttaaagaTGTATAGTTGTTGAGAATCGATGTGGCTACATTACAATCGATATTGTCTTGTTCATAGTTTTTGATTTGCAATCCATAATTTTGCTTCATTCTTACCACTTCTTGTTGAGCTGCAAAGATCcctttcgatttttttttcattatatgtGGCAGAGGCTTTTGGGAAAGAGAGTCATATTAATAACCGGGACAGATGAGCACGGGGAGAAGATAGCTACAGCAGCATCTGCTTGTGGCTCCAGTCCAAGAGAGCATTGTGATGTTATATCACAAGCTTATAAAATGCTGTGGAAAGATGTAATTCTTTTATGTTTCCAATTTAGGAGGTTACGTTTTAGCTGAGTAATTGAGGTGTTGGATGCCGATATGACCATCGGTATTTTCTTGATTGCAGTTAGATATAGCTTATGACAAATTCATTCGTACAACTGATCCGAAACATGAAGCAATCGTTGAGGAATTTTATTTTAGAGTTCTTGCTAAAGATGACATTTACCGAGCCGACTATGAGGGACTGTACTGTGTCAATTGCGAGGAGTATAAGGTTATACACTGGATTTCTATATATGTATAGCAACTAAGGTGTTCCTCGAAAAT
Coding sequences within it:
- the LOC107938197 gene encoding elongator complex protein 1, whose product is MKNLKLYSEITSNLQLQSEGEVLLFSAYDIERNRFFFASSYNLIYTLHLSSLQNERAWTKGPLQAEIDPLDLEPEDAITSFDYLMEKEALIVGTSNGLLLLHNVDGKEMEVVGRVEGGVKCISPSPDGDLLGVTTGLGQLLVMTHDWDLLYETALEDQPDGVDVREPKFPSGEMFGSPITWRGDGKYFATLSEVLNSSSKRLKVWERDGGAVHASSEPKELMGSILDWMPSGAKIAAVCDRKAQNEGPSIVFFERNGLERSSFLIGEPIDATVELLKWNCSSDLLAAVVRCGNYDSVKIWFFSNNHWYLKYEIKYSRKDGVRFMWDPTKSQQLICWSLDGQVTVYKFFWVTAITDESNALVIDGSKILVTPLPVFLMPPPMYLFSLNFPSAVREVAFYSMNGKNRLAALLSNGCLCVAELPTPDTWESLEGKEFSVEPCASATPLGSFVHLIWLDPHVLLAVSHHGFNHSNCYFQPSSNEDRLLGFYLQEIELSCSEDNVPGLLTCSGWHAKVSYRNLLEGLVIGVASNPAKRSSAFVQFDGGEVFEYTSKLGINKLDFKHDELRFSSSCSWMNVVLVGVTEPSKLLLFGLDDMGRLHVGRKILCSNCSSFSFYSNLADNVITHLILATKQDLLFIVDIGDILHGELELTYENFIHVGNKRREEENNNFINIWERGAKVVGVLHGDEAAVILQTNRGNLECIYPRKLVLASIVNALNQRRFRDALLMVRRHRIDFNVIVDYCGLQVFIQLASEFVKQVKNLSYITDFVCAIKHENVTEKLYKKFLSPPSCKEQKDLLTNDFKGSDASLDANNKVSLVLLAIRRALDEQVPESPARELCILTTLARSDPPALEEALERVKVIREMELSGSDDPRQVNCPSAEEALKHLLWLSDPEAVFEAALGLYDLNLAAIVALNSQRDPKEFLPFLQELERMPDLLMRYNIDLRLHRFEKALKHIVSAGDSHFFDCMNLMKKNPQLFPLGLQLITDNTKRGQVLEAWGDHLSDEKCFEDAAATYLCCTNLQKALKAYRECGNWSGMLTVAGLMKLEKNEVLQLAHELSEELQALGKPGEAAKIALEYCGDINGGINLLISARDWEEALRVAFLHSREDLVSVVKNAALECASSLIDEYKEGLEKVGKYLARYLAVRQRRLLLAAKLQSEERSINDLDDDTASEASSTFSGMSVYTKGTRKSSAASTASTTASRARDTRRQRSRGKIRPGSPGEEMALVEHLKGMSLTARAKQELKSLLVSLVMLGEEETARKLQHVGENFQLPHMAAVRLADDTLSDDTINEHGHTLERYLQKVKTELKDSDAFSWRCRVFVSH